ATCGGAAGCTCGACCATTTCTCGAACGCGCTGAATCTCGTTCTCTAAGCCACCAATGTCTTCATACGTGATTCCACCGCTTGCTTTTTCGTACCCGGTAATAGGTTCTTCGCGAAGTTCTACGTCGGTGTCCTCAGTTATCAGGACAACATCATCAGGCTCAGTCTCAACAGCGATGAGCGGGATTGCTTGTCCAGGAGAGCGCATGAACGGGTGATTTGTGCTGCTCATGACTGGGACAATGTCATTTGCGACGACAGGTCGTTTCAGAATCTGGCGTTTAACCATGCCAGCAGCGTCAGATCCAAACTGAACACTCGCATCTTCGGGTGGAGCAAGCGTCAGGGATTCCGCCTTAGTTGCTTCCGCTTTTCGAATTGTCACCCGTTCACCAATACCTACGTCAGCGTTCTGTCGGGTGAACCCGTCAATCCGAACGGTATCCGTATTCCAGTCTTGGCGATCTGCACGCCAGACCTTTGCTGCTGTCGTTTCCGCACCCTCAATTTCGATGATGTCGCCCGGACTAAGTTTGAGGTGAAGTAACGTATCCGGGTCTAGTCGAGCGATCCCTCTGCCCGAGTCATTCGGGTAAGCTTTGGCAACTTCCAGTTGGACTTCATTCATGCTGTAAGGTTATTTGATATCAGATGTGAACGCCGATATGTCTTTTGTTGGCAATACCTATATCACAATATGTACCAATTGATAGCATTATATAAACAACATAGGCAGCCACCACTTTGAGCATACAAAGTGAAATCATGTACAGCGATATGGAATGTTTGACAATACAACGATTATAGCGCAGGGCAAGCCAGAAACACCGGTGCTGTTGTCCGAATGTCTGACGTACTGTTATAAGTATGGACTACAAACTACAGGTAACATGAATAGCCTTGCGGATACCTATGGTAACGGTTCTATTGGGAGCGACGGGGGTGGACGGCGACGGCCACTAGCGATTGGGCTGATTGTGGCAGGAGCAATATTGATTCTTGTAGGGGCGATAATGCTGTTTGGATCCGTTGGAAGTGGGGCAACGCCATATCTCATCGCTGGGGTACTTGGCGGGCTGGCGTTGCCAACTGTCCTCGTCGGAGTTGTAGCAACGCTCCAGACGTCACCGGAGTTACGGGTGATTGCAGCAATTGGTGGAAGTTTAACTATCCTTGGAGTTACCTTATTTTGGTATGCATATCCCGGACAGTGGGGGACATTTGGAAATAATCCGGCCGGCTATGCCATCGTCAGCTATCTCCTTGGCATGATACTGATTTGCGGTAGTATACTTGCTGGAGCGATGCTTCGACAAGGAATGAGACAAACTTCCGGATTGGGAGGGTCAAGTACCACCCACACAGGAAGTACATCCGCCTCCACCAGCCAAAGTTCACAAACATACACAACCGCCAACACGAGTCAAGCACAGCAGTGGGATGGAGGAACACAGACTGTTACAACGAGCGATGGTGGTACGGTTGAGCGACGAATCAAAGAAGTAGATACGATCGGGACATCATCATCCAGTAACTCACAGTCGAGGGCACAATCTCAGAGAGGAAGCATGTCATCATCCCCTGAGGTTGATAAGATAACTACATCAGGACAGTCTCAGAGAGAGACACAGAAAAAACAGCCAGATGAACCATCTCAACAATCACCACGTCTAGATTCACCAGATCGGTCAACAAGCACAACGGGAAGACAGCAAGTAGACGCGGTTCCTGACTCACGGGATCGATGGGTGGAAAAAGGAAAACAAGATACGACCACTTTTGATCAGGGTGCCGGTTCTACGAACACAAATGAGCAGTCAGGTAACACCGGATCAACATTCGGGTCAACAGCCGAAGTGTTTGGATCATCTCGGCAACAAACGAATACGGATACTGGACCAGCAACAAACAAAAATATAGACGCCTCACAGGTCGGCTCAAGTAAAGATAGAGCGCGATCAGGGCCAAGCACAGCTAACAGCCGAGAGACATCGGGAGACAGTACCACAACAGAATCTGAGTCCACTGGTGGGATCGATATCATTGCTGGTGAGGATCAAACAGAGACCACAGAAAGCACTAGTTCGTCCCAAACAACAGGTGCTGCACCAACACAAACGAACTCCTCGCCTGCACAGTTGGACACAGAGAACACGTCTACATCACGTTGGTCGCCTGATTCTCCACTTGGGGATCCAATCCCAGAGGATCGGAAGCCTGACTTAGCTGATCGTTACTGTGGGAACTGTGCATACTTTGGATACGGTGACAGTGGTGTACAGCCACATTGTCAGTATCACAATGAAGACCTCAGTGATATGGAAGCCTGTCATGATTGGCAACCAAATAGCAAGAGAAACTAATCCCAGTCGGTCAACTGCTCCGGGGTCAAGCCCCGAGGCACCCTGCCTATATCTCTGTAGACAGAGCAATTCAGGATTCTTCTTTAACTTGTTCAAGCGTTGATTTGACTTGATCCCAGTGGCCACCTTTCCAGAAGTACTGTCCACAGGACTGACATTGCCAGATACTTTCTGTATCTGGCGAAGGAACATAATCTGGAACAGTAGTTGCTGGGGGAACTGACTGAACATCTCCGTTACACTGTCCACAGTATTCTGGTTGATCAGCAAGTATCAACGGAACACCAGCACCGTGAAGCTCTGAAAGTTGTTCTGTCGTGTGTTTGCTTGTGAGTAGGATTGAATTGGTGGCACGATCTGCAAGCGCCTGGTTGCGAGTAATAAGTGTGCGATTCTCAGATTCTGAAAGTTCTAGTAAGGCGTCGTCAGCAGTAATATCTTGATCTAATGCATATACCGTATCATGGCTACACATTCGTAGGTACGAAGCGAGACTACCACACATCGCATCAAGCAGCAGTCGCATGTTTATAATGAGTCAGCGGGCATCGTATTAATAATATCGTCTGCAGTTGCCCAGCCTCGTCTGGCTGTATGAACTCCAAACCGGAGGTATTCATATTCGGGGATTGAATGACTATCTGTATTAATTGCAATCTGTGCACCGGTATCAATTGCTTCCTTGATAACCTCACCCCATAGATCCAATCGTGCCGGGTTGCTGTTGACTTCCAGAGCTGTATCCGTGCGGGCAGCTGCCTCACCCAATGCAGTTGCATCAAATGAAAGCCCAGAGCGTTGGTTAATCAGTCGGCCACTTGGATGGCCAATAATGTCGACATCCGGGTGTTCCATAGCGGCAATAAGGCGGTCAGTGCCATCTCCGCCAAGCCCACTGTGTGGGGATGCAACAACGATATCAAGGTCTGCAAGCAGTTCATCACTGGTTGAAAGATCGCCGTCAGCCGTGATATTTGTTTCAACACCAGTTAAAACATCAATCGGAGCATCTGCATCAACTTCATGAACACGTTCAATCTGGTCTCGAAGTTCTGAGTCAGACAACCCAACGCTACCGACAATTCCTGGGCCAGAAGCGTGGTCAGTGATTGCAATGTATTCGTGGCCGTATTCAGCTGCACCTGTAATCATCTCTTCAATTGTCCGCCGACCATCTGACCAGTCTGTATGGACGTGTAAGTCACCACGGAGATCAGCATGGATGATAAGATCTGGAAGGTCACCTGCTGCAGCTGCATCAATTTCTCCACGGTCTTCTCGGAGTTCTGGCGGAATCCATTCCAGCCCAAGAATATCATACATTGATTCTTCTGTTTGTCCAGCAAGCCGCTCACTGTCTGTTCCCTTGTCAGCATCGAATGCTCCGTATTCATTCAGTGAGATATCCTGGTCCAATGCATAGTTTCGGAGTGTCACATTGTGCTCTTTGCTACCAGTAAAGTACTGAAGTGCACTGCCGAACTGATCTGCATCGACAATGCGAAGGTCGGTTCGAACACCGCGGTATCGGATACTCGCTTTCTTTGAACCAGACTCAATAACTTGGTTAGCCTGGTCAACGAACATTTCAACGACATCTTCAGGGGAGTCACTTCCAACAAGGATATCAACATCACCGATTGTCGGGCGCCAGCGGCGAATTGAGCCAGCAACTTCACACTCGTCAACAGCATCGTGTGCATCAAAAAGATCAAGCAGTTCATCAGCGATCGGACGGGCATCACCAAGCAGTTCTCGCTCTTGAGCTTCTTTTGCAAACTGGATATTTTCAAGGATATTCTGCTCAGTTTTAGCACCAAAGCCAGAAATATCTCGGATGCGGTTTTCCTGTGCAGCCTGCTCGAGATCAGTCAGCGTGCGGACATCCAGTTCAGTGTAGAGTTTACCGGCAGTTTTTGGGCCAACACCTTCAACGCTGGTCAATGCAGCAATATCAATTGGCATCTCCCCGCGAAGTGCCTCTAATTCTTCAATTGAATCAGTTTCAACATACTCGTTGATTTTTGTAGCAATCGCCTCACCAACTCGATCGATCTCCTGTAATTGATCGGGAGTCAGTTCTGCGACTGGTTGTGACTGTTCACGAATATTGTCTGCAGCGCGGCGGTATGCCGTTGGTTTGTACTCGACACCAGTCGCCTCTAAACGATCAGCAAATTCTTCCAATAGTGATGCAATCTCGGTATTTGTTGGTGTAGATGTATCACTCACAATTTTTCCCTCCGCTGTGTTGGATCGTTCCCAAGAACTTGTTTGAGAAACCGAACCCAGCGCTTCTGTGATTCAACCTGATGTTCGGATGCTTCCTGCTCAATCTCCGGTGAAAGCTCATCTAAGGCATTAAGCGCACGATCAATGCCGATAATTTCGTCAGCAAGCGTTTCTCCCTGTTTACGAGAGATGGATCCTTCCTGAAGCGTATGAAGACGCATGCGGCGTGCTCGGCGAAGATTACGCTTTGCCTGTCGAATGCGCTCGCGTTCCGCTTTTGGATATGTCTCACGACGACGGATTTCAAAGACGAAGTCACGTAGTGCCACAGAGCTTTCCTGAATTGTAATCTCATCAGGGATTGAAGCACCAATTGTTGCCCCTTGTCGCTCAACACGCTCAAGAAGCTGCTTGCGTTCGTACTCTCTCACAGCGATTACTGATACGGCTACGTGATTGATCAATGCATCGCCAATGTTGGGACAAGTGCCATGTACAAATAGTTTAACAAAATTGAACACTAGAATGAGGATGAATCGGGCGAGAAAAAATACAGCGGTGCGGCTGAATAACAAAATCGTATTACCAACAACTGTTAATCACATTGTGAGAGGCAGGAAAAGCAACGATGGGCTAAAGCAATCGCAAGTTCCTTTGTCTGGGCCTACATAGCACAGATGATGCCGAAATGTGACGTGTGCGGTTACGAGGTAACGCTCCCGCGTGAGTGTTCATATTGTGGCGGCACGTATTGTGAAGACCACCGCCTGCCAGAAGCCCACGATTGTCCAGGGCTCGATCAGGCAACTTCACCGCAACGAGGAAGTCCATCTGACGGCGCATGGGGAAGGCAGCAGCAAACAGGACCGGACTTTGATGGTGCACCATATGGAAGCGATCCAGACGGCAGCGGCATTGCCGGATATTTCAAGAAGAACATGACCTTCGTGTTCTTGATGGCAATGTGGCTTGTGTTTGGCCTTCAGTTGGTGTTACAGCAATTTGGAGTTAATACGGTACAATATATTGCACTGGACACATTCCACGTTGCGTATGTATGGACATGGATTACTGCCATCTTTGCACATGGTGGATTTGCTCACATTGCGATGAACAGTATTGTCCTGTACTTCTTTGGGCCATTACTGGAACGGCGAGCTGGAAGCAAATCATTCACACTGCTCTTTATTGGTTCAGGAGTACTCGCTGGGCTCGGACAGATACTGATCAGCTTTATTGAAGGCGCACCGACAGCTGTTGTTGGTGCCAGTGGTGCGATACTGGCAGTAATGGGTGCAATGACAGTACTGAATCCAAACCTTCGGGTACTGTTGTTCTTTATTATTCCGATGCCACTCTGGGTCCTGACAATTGGGTTTGCGATGATTTCGGTGTTCATTATGGTGACAGGCGGAGTCGGATTAGGTGGAATTGCACACGGAGCGCACTTGCTTGGATTGCTTGTTGGGCTTGTATATGGCCGCCATCTGAAGAAGAAGGGCGTTTCAGCACCTCAACAGCTTCAGTTTGGCGGCGGCCGCCGTCGTGGGCCTGGTGGAAGATTCTAAATAATGGAAGTAAGACGACCAAAATTTGTTCCTGACTCTGCGTTGTCTCGCAACGAAATGAAAGGACTACAGCGAGAAATCGCAGCGACAGCAACGTTTGGTACAGAGGTCAGTAGCTGCAAAACAGTCTGTGGTATTGATCAAGCGTTCTTCGATGAGCAAGCGATAAGTGCTGCAATTGCCATGCAAGATGGTGAGATCATTGAACAACAAACAGCGGTTGAGCCGGTAAATATTCCGTATATTCCAGGGCTACTTGCATTTCGCGAAGGGAACCCAGTTATCAGTGCACTGAAGAAACTTACAATATCCCCAGATTGCCTACTATTTGATGGAAGCGGACGGATTCATTTTCGTGAGGCTGGGTTGGCAACGCATATTGGCGTGATTTTCGACATACCGACGATAGGAGTCACGAAGAATCTGCTCTGTGGAACGCCGAAGCAGTCTGTTGATAATCTTTCCTCTGGCGAAATGGTCCCAATCGAAGCTGATGGTGATATGTCTGCAGATACAGGGGATATCGTTGGATATGCTGTGCAAACGCGGACGTTTGACTCATCCAGTCGACATATAAATCCAGTATATGTGAGTCCGGGCCACAAAACCGGGGCACGACAGGCAGCAACAATTGCACTTGATGCCTGTCGTCAGTATAAACTACCAGAGCCAGTTCGACAAGCAGATTCAGCAGTTTCGTCAATCGCCGCAGAGCGACGAGATTGACGTTCTCTCACCCTGATGGGATGGGTTTTCACGTCGCAATTTCTATAATAATCGTACTTTTTGAGACCTACTCTTCGTTTACAGTACTTTCAGCGCGTTGCATAATAGATCGCAACGAGAGATTAGTTTCACGGGCAACAGCAAGTGCATCATCATATTCGGCACTTACATCATACACCGTGCCTGACTGATCACGAGCGATTTTGACTGTAATATCATAGTCATCGTCGCCAACAGGGAGTGTAACTGTTTCATATTCCCGGTCAGCAATCCATCGGTGCGTGACACCCGCATCCCGGATTCCAAGCGTTCCTGTTTCGGTCGCTAAGGTTTCCGTGACGGTCGGTACATCTTCAGGCTTGACAATGACTTTGATTAGGTGGCCCGGTCGAGATTTCTTCATTGTAGTCGGAATTATTGAGACATCTCGAGCACCAGCATCAATGAGAGTCTCCTGTAGGCTACCCAGAACCTCTGGTGAAACGTCATCAACATTCGTTTCAAGGACACGAATCGTATCTGAGCGAAGCGTTTGATCAGACTGACCAAGCAGGCCACGGAGAACATTTGGCCGAGGAGACAGATCATGATCACCTGCCCCATATCCAGTTGTACTTACGTCAAGGGCTGGAAGGGTATCTACGCCGTCCGCATAATATGCAAGGATTGCGGCACCAGTCGGAGTAAGTAATTCTCTGTCAACAGGACCAGTCGTTATTTCCCAAGTAGCACGTTCTGCAATTTTCGTTACGGCTGGACCAGGGACTGGATACACACCATGGCTCATCTCAACTTCACCTCCACCGGCCGCAACTGGTGTCGTGAGGACCCGTGTAACATCAAGATCATCGAGTAGTAGGGCAACACCGACAATGTCAGCAATGGCATCATCAGCACCGACTTCGTGGAAGGCAATGTCATCTAACGTTGTTCCATGGACGGTTGCCTCAGCCTCACCTAAAATTTGAAATATCTCAATGGCAGCTGATCGAACATCAGCCGGAACGTCCATTTCCTCAACAACATCAATGACCTCCGTATACGTGCGATGATGATGGTGATTATGCTCTGCGTGATCACCTGTACTGGTACGAACATCAACGCCTATCGCTTCAATCCCACAGTCGGTGACGGTATGGATATCGTAGGCAACATCAAGTTCGTCTTCAACTGCGGTGAGCACATCTCGATCAGCACCAAGGGAAAGTAACGTACCGAGAAGCATATCACCACTTGCGCCAACTCGGCCATCGAATGCGAGTGTTTGCATACAAAAGCATAGACCGGCAGTAATCAAAATTCCGTCGTCTCTAAGGATCAGCTGGGCTTATTATTGAGAATGCTGCCGCAAATACCTCGTGCTTTTTATAGGGCTGGCAATCACACAAAAGGACAGTATCTGAGATATGCGAGTAGGAATCATTGTCAATCCGATTGCTGGGATGGGTGGACGTGTCGGGCTGAAAGGCACAGATG
This portion of the Salinarchaeum sp. IM2453 genome encodes:
- a CDS encoding TMEM198/TM7SF3 family protein, producing the protein MNSLADTYGNGSIGSDGGGRRRPLAIGLIVAGAILILVGAIMLFGSVGSGATPYLIAGVLGGLALPTVLVGVVATLQTSPELRVIAAIGGSLTILGVTLFWYAYPGQWGTFGNNPAGYAIVSYLLGMILICGSILAGAMLRQGMRQTSGLGGSSTTHTGSTSASTSQSSQTYTTANTSQAQQWDGGTQTVTTSDGGTVERRIKEVDTIGTSSSSNSQSRAQSQRGSMSSSPEVDKITTSGQSQRETQKKQPDEPSQQSPRLDSPDRSTSTTGRQQVDAVPDSRDRWVEKGKQDTTTFDQGAGSTNTNEQSGNTGSTFGSTAEVFGSSRQQTNTDTGPATNKNIDASQVGSSKDRARSGPSTANSRETSGDSTTTESESTGGIDIIAGEDQTETTESTSSSQTTGAAPTQTNSSPAQLDTENTSTSRWSPDSPLGDPIPEDRKPDLADRYCGNCAYFGYGDSGVQPHCQYHNEDLSDMEACHDWQPNSKRN
- a CDS encoding Mut7-C RNAse domain-containing protein; translated protein: MRLLLDAMCGSLASYLRMCSHDTVYALDQDITADDALLELSESENRTLITRNQALADRATNSILLTSKHTTEQLSELHGAGVPLILADQPEYCGQCNGDVQSVPPATTVPDYVPSPDTESIWQCQSCGQYFWKGGHWDQVKSTLEQVKEES
- the polX gene encoding DNA polymerase/3'-5' exonuclease PolX → MSDTSTPTNTEIASLLEEFADRLEATGVEYKPTAYRRAADNIREQSQPVAELTPDQLQEIDRVGEAIATKINEYVETDSIEELEALRGEMPIDIAALTSVEGVGPKTAGKLYTELDVRTLTDLEQAAQENRIRDISGFGAKTEQNILENIQFAKEAQERELLGDARPIADELLDLFDAHDAVDECEVAGSIRRWRPTIGDVDILVGSDSPEDVVEMFVDQANQVIESGSKKASIRYRGVRTDLRIVDADQFGSALQYFTGSKEHNVTLRNYALDQDISLNEYGAFDADKGTDSERLAGQTEESMYDILGLEWIPPELREDRGEIDAAAAGDLPDLIIHADLRGDLHVHTDWSDGRRTIEEMITGAAEYGHEYIAITDHASGPGIVGSVGLSDSELRDQIERVHEVDADAPIDVLTGVETNITADGDLSTSDELLADLDIVVASPHSGLGGDGTDRLIAAMEHPDVDIIGHPSGRLINQRSGLSFDATALGEAAARTDTALEVNSNPARLDLWGEVIKEAIDTGAQIAINTDSHSIPEYEYLRFGVHTARRGWATADDIINTMPADSL
- a CDS encoding DUF5788 family protein, which codes for MREYERKQLLERVERQGATIGASIPDEITIQESSVALRDFVFEIRRRETYPKAERERIRQAKRNLRRARRMRLHTLQEGSISRKQGETLADEIIGIDRALNALDELSPEIEQEASEHQVESQKRWVRFLKQVLGNDPTQRREKL
- a CDS encoding rhomboid family intramembrane serine protease, which gives rise to MPKCDVCGYEVTLPRECSYCGGTYCEDHRLPEAHDCPGLDQATSPQRGSPSDGAWGRQQQTGPDFDGAPYGSDPDGSGIAGYFKKNMTFVFLMAMWLVFGLQLVLQQFGVNTVQYIALDTFHVAYVWTWITAIFAHGGFAHIAMNSIVLYFFGPLLERRAGSKSFTLLFIGSGVLAGLGQILISFIEGAPTAVVGASGAILAVMGAMTVLNPNLRVLLFFIIPMPLWVLTIGFAMISVFIMVTGGVGLGGIAHGAHLLGLLVGLVYGRHLKKKGVSAPQQLQFGGGRRRGPGGRF
- a CDS encoding endonuclease V, which translates into the protein MEVRRPKFVPDSALSRNEMKGLQREIAATATFGTEVSSCKTVCGIDQAFFDEQAISAAIAMQDGEIIEQQTAVEPVNIPYIPGLLAFREGNPVISALKKLTISPDCLLFDGSGRIHFREAGLATHIGVIFDIPTIGVTKNLLCGTPKQSVDNLSSGEMVPIEADGDMSADTGDIVGYAVQTRTFDSSSRHINPVYVSPGHKTGARQAATIALDACRQYKLPEPVRQADSAVSSIAAERRD
- the larC gene encoding nickel pincer cofactor biosynthesis protein LarC, with protein sequence MQTLAFDGRVGASGDMLLGTLLSLGADRDVLTAVEDELDVAYDIHTVTDCGIEAIGVDVRTSTGDHAEHNHHHHRTYTEVIDVVEEMDVPADVRSAAIEIFQILGEAEATVHGTTLDDIAFHEVGADDAIADIVGVALLLDDLDVTRVLTTPVAAGGGEVEMSHGVYPVPGPAVTKIAERATWEITTGPVDRELLTPTGAAILAYYADGVDTLPALDVSTTGYGAGDHDLSPRPNVLRGLLGQSDQTLRSDTIRVLETNVDDVSPEVLGSLQETLIDAGARDVSIIPTTMKKSRPGHLIKVIVKPEDVPTVTETLATETGTLGIRDAGVTHRWIADREYETVTLPVGDDDYDITVKIARDQSGTVYDVSAEYDDALAVARETNLSLRSIMQRAESTVNEE